A single region of the Methylocystis echinoides genome encodes:
- the ubiE gene encoding bifunctional demethylmenaquinone methyltransferase/2-methoxy-6-polyprenyl-1,4-benzoquinol methylase UbiE, with protein MTDSHSDREGSTHFGYSEVPLSEKQHMVDDVFHKVARRYDVMNDLMSAGLHRLWKDTFAGKVNARNRKEFRHLDVAGGTGDVAFRIAKASAPDAEIVVLDINGDMLEVGRDRAREKGIDGKLEFVQANAESLPFPDNHFDAYTIAFGIRNVPRIQVALEEAYRVLKPGGRFLCLEFSHVNVPGLDKIYEAYSFNVIPVVGKLVAGDGEPYRYLVESIRQFPAADDFERMIRKAGFRRTGYERLTGGVVAIHSGWKY; from the coding sequence ATGACCGATTCCCATTCCGACCGCGAGGGTTCGACCCATTTCGGCTATTCCGAGGTGCCGCTTTCCGAGAAGCAGCACATGGTCGACGACGTGTTCCACAAGGTCGCCCGCCGCTACGACGTGATGAACGACCTCATGTCCGCCGGCCTGCACCGCCTCTGGAAGGACACCTTCGCGGGCAAGGTCAACGCCCGCAACCGCAAGGAATTCCGTCATCTGGACGTCGCCGGCGGCACCGGCGACGTGGCCTTCCGCATCGCGAAGGCGTCCGCGCCGGACGCCGAGATCGTCGTCCTCGACATCAACGGCGACATGCTGGAGGTCGGCCGCGACCGCGCCCGCGAGAAGGGCATCGACGGCAAGCTCGAATTCGTGCAGGCCAACGCCGAATCCCTGCCCTTCCCCGACAATCACTTCGACGCCTATACGATCGCCTTCGGCATCCGCAACGTGCCGCGCATCCAGGTGGCGCTGGAGGAGGCCTATCGCGTGCTCAAGCCCGGCGGCCGTTTCCTCTGCCTGGAGTTCTCGCACGTCAACGTGCCGGGTCTCGACAAGATCTACGAGGCCTATTCCTTCAATGTGATCCCGGTTGTCGGCAAGCTCGTCGCGGGCGACGGCGAGCCTTATCGCTATCTCGTCGAGTCCATCCGCCAGTTCCCCGCCGCCGACGATTTCGAGCGCATGATCCGCAAGGCGGGCTTCCGCCGCACCGGCTATGAGCGCCTGACCGGCGGCGTCGTGGCCATCCATTCCGGCTGGAAATACTGA
- the mutM gene encoding bifunctional DNA-formamidopyrimidine glycosylase/DNA-(apurinic or apyrimidinic site) lyase — MPELPEVETVRRGLAPALEGARVLRVEQRRPDLRFPFPPDFARRLTGRRVLGLRRRAKYLLADLDSGETLVMHLGMSGSFRVDGDLPGLFHHPRDKSAAHDHVVFHIENGASVTYNDPRRFGFMLLVPTGEVDRHKLFDGLGIEPLGAALDAAFLARAFRGRTAPAKALLLDQRLIAGLGNIYVCEALHRAGISPLAQGGRLVTAAGRPTAALARLPDAIREVLAAALAAGGSSLRDHRQADGSLGYFQHSFRVYDREGAACPTPGCGGTIRRVVQSGRSTFYCPDCQKPRP; from the coding sequence ATGCCCGAACTTCCCGAGGTCGAAACCGTTCGGCGGGGGCTCGCCCCGGCGCTCGAGGGCGCGCGCGTCCTCCGCGTCGAGCAGCGGCGGCCCGATCTGCGCTTTCCCTTCCCCCCGGATTTCGCGCGGCGGCTGACGGGCCGGCGTGTGCTCGGCCTGCGCCGGCGGGCCAAATATCTGCTGGCCGACCTCGATTCCGGCGAGACGCTCGTCATGCATCTGGGCATGAGCGGCTCCTTTCGGGTCGATGGCGACCTGCCGGGCCTTTTCCACCACCCGCGCGACAAGAGCGCCGCGCATGACCATGTGGTCTTCCACATCGAAAATGGCGCGAGCGTCACCTATAACGATCCGCGCCGCTTCGGCTTCATGCTGCTCGTGCCCACGGGCGAGGTCGACCGGCACAAGCTTTTCGACGGCCTGGGGATCGAGCCGCTCGGCGCGGCGCTCGACGCCGCCTTTCTCGCCCGCGCCTTCCGCGGCCGGACGGCCCCGGCCAAGGCGCTGCTGCTCGATCAGCGGCTGATCGCCGGGCTCGGCAATATCTATGTCTGCGAGGCGCTCCACCGCGCGGGGATTTCGCCGCTCGCCCAAGGCGGCAGGCTCGTCACCGCCGCCGGCCGGCCCACGGCGGCGCTGGCCCGGCTGCCCGACGCCATTCGCGAGGTGCTGGCGGCGGCGCTGGCGGCCGGCGGCTCGTCGCTGCGCGATCATCGCCAGGCGGACGGGTCGCTCGGCTATTTCCAGCACAGCTTCCGGGTCTACGACCGCGAGGGCGCGGCCTGCCCGACGCCGGGCTGCGGCGGGACCATCCGCCGCGTCGTCCAGTCCGGCCGCTCGACCTTTTATTGTCCAGACTGCCAGAAGCCGCGCCCCTGA
- a CDS encoding ABC transporter ATP-binding protein, which yields MSSSTGEPALSVRGLSKAYGNRNVVGPLDFSLPPGSVTALLGGNGAGKTTTIGMVMGLIEPTTGSIRVFGHDLLRDRYAVLGRMNFESPYVDLPHRLTVRQNLRVFGMLYDVPDIEGKIESLAEGLALRDFLDRQTGRLSAGQKTRVAIAKALINDPQLLLLDEPTASLDPDTADWVRGHLEAHRARHNCAILLASHNMGEVERLCDRVLMLKEGVIADDGSPAELLARYGRDNLEDVFLDVARGRAGAA from the coding sequence ATGTCTTCCTCAACGGGCGAGCCGGCGCTGTCGGTTCGCGGCCTCTCGAAAGCCTACGGCAATCGCAATGTCGTCGGCCCGCTGGATTTCTCTCTGCCGCCGGGCTCCGTCACGGCGCTGCTTGGCGGCAATGGCGCCGGCAAGACGACGACCATCGGCATGGTGATGGGCCTGATCGAGCCCACCACCGGGTCGATCCGCGTCTTCGGCCATGATCTCCTGCGCGACCGCTACGCCGTGCTCGGCCGCATGAATTTCGAAAGCCCCTATGTCGATCTGCCGCATCGGCTCACCGTGCGGCAGAATCTGCGCGTCTTCGGCATGCTCTACGACGTGCCCGACATAGAGGGGAAAATCGAGTCGCTGGCCGAGGGGCTGGCGCTGCGCGATTTTCTCGACCGCCAGACCGGGCGGCTGTCGGCGGGGCAGAAGACGCGCGTCGCCATCGCCAAGGCGCTCATCAATGATCCGCAACTGCTGCTGCTCGACGAGCCGACCGCCTCGCTCGATCCCGATACGGCCGACTGGGTGCGCGGCCATCTGGAGGCGCATCGCGCCAGGCATAATTGCGCCATCCTGCTCGCCTCGCACAATATGGGCGAGGTTGAGCGGCTCTGTGACCGCGTGCTGATGCTGAAGGAAGGCGTGATCGCCGACGACGGCTCGCCGGCCGAGCTTCTCGCGCGCTATGGCCGGGATAATCTCGAGGACGTCTTTCTCGATGTCGCGCGCGGCCGCGCGGGGGCGGCGTGA
- a CDS encoding ABC transporter permease yields MGSAKRIGAMVLRYSYLLRASYTRILDIIYWPLLQMLTWGFLQSYLVKAGALTSPGGAAQAAGTLIGAILLWDILLRGQQGFSFSFIEEMWSRNLPNILMSPLRPAEFVVSLILMSLIRLSVGVLPVTLLAIVFFGFNLWALGVAFGAFFVVLMFFAWSIGLFVSGLLLRLGLGAENLVWSLMFFVQPLGAVYYPVSTLPTWLQPISWTLPPTYVFEGLRAVLIDHVIRWDLLAQGLAIDAVLFTLACVAFGLLLKSARRAGTLLQSGE; encoded by the coding sequence ATGGGTTCGGCAAAGCGCATCGGCGCGATGGTTCTGCGCTACAGCTATCTGCTGCGCGCCTCCTACACGCGCATTCTCGACATCATCTATTGGCCGCTTTTGCAGATGCTCACCTGGGGTTTTCTGCAAAGCTATCTCGTGAAGGCCGGCGCGCTGACCTCGCCGGGCGGCGCGGCGCAGGCGGCGGGCACGCTCATCGGCGCGATCCTTTTGTGGGACATTCTGCTGCGCGGGCAACAGGGCTTTTCCTTCTCCTTCATCGAGGAGATGTGGTCGCGCAATCTGCCCAATATTCTCATGAGCCCGCTGCGACCCGCTGAATTCGTCGTCTCGCTGATTCTCATGAGCCTCATCCGGCTCAGCGTGGGCGTGCTGCCGGTGACGCTGCTGGCCATCGTCTTCTTCGGCTTCAATCTCTGGGCGCTGGGCGTCGCCTTCGGCGCCTTCTTCGTCGTGCTGATGTTCTTTGCCTGGAGCATCGGGCTCTTCGTGTCGGGCCTGCTGTTGCGATTGGGGCTCGGCGCCGAGAATCTCGTCTGGTCGCTGATGTTCTTCGTGCAGCCGCTCGGAGCGGTCTATTATCCGGTCTCGACACTGCCGACGTGGCTGCAACCCATCTCCTGGACGCTGCCGCCGACTTACGTCTTCGAGGGTCTGCGCGCCGTGCTGATCGACCATGTCATCCGCTGGGATCTGCTGGCGCAGGGACTCGCCATCGACGCCGTTCTCTTCACGCTCGCCTGCGTCGCCTTCGGCCTGCTGCTGAAAAGCGCCCGCCGTGCCGGCACGCTGCTGCAATCGGGCGAGTGA
- a CDS encoding TlyA family RNA methyltransferase — protein MSGKRADVALCARGLFESRAKAREAIEAGLVTVDGRVVTKPSAPIADDAEVVASAPYPWVSRGGVKLAHALDVFGVDPAGLLCLDVGSSTGGFTDVLLARGARHVVAVDVGHDQLHERLRRDPRVTSMEGQDARTLTAAQLPEPPPLIVMDASFISLGALLPNVLSLAAPEARLVALIKPQFEVGRALNRKGVVRDEKAHAEVCAKARDDIEALGWRVLGLTPSPIDGGDGNREFLICAANSDRSRA, from the coding sequence ATGTCGGGCAAGCGTGCGGATGTGGCGCTCTGCGCGCGCGGCCTGTTCGAAAGCCGCGCCAAGGCGCGCGAGGCCATAGAGGCGGGACTCGTCACGGTCGACGGCCGCGTCGTCACCAAGCCCTCGGCGCCCATCGCGGACGACGCGGAAGTCGTCGCCTCGGCGCCTTACCCCTGGGTGTCGCGCGGCGGCGTGAAGCTCGCTCATGCGCTCGACGTCTTCGGCGTCGATCCGGCGGGATTGCTCTGCCTGGATGTCGGCTCGTCGACGGGCGGCTTTACGGATGTGCTGCTCGCGCGCGGCGCGCGCCATGTCGTCGCCGTCGATGTCGGCCACGACCAGTTGCACGAGCGTCTCCGGCGCGATCCGCGCGTGACCTCCATGGAGGGGCAGGACGCGCGCACGCTCACGGCGGCGCAGCTTCCCGAGCCGCCCCCGCTCATCGTGATGGACGCGAGCTTCATTTCGCTCGGCGCGCTTTTGCCGAATGTGCTGTCGCTCGCGGCGCCGGAGGCAAGGCTCGTCGCGCTGATCAAGCCGCAGTTCGAAGTCGGCCGCGCGCTGAACCGGAAGGGCGTGGTGCGGGACGAAAAGGCCCATGCGGAGGTCTGTGCGAAGGCGCGGGACGATATCGAGGCGCTCGGCTGGCGCGTTCTGGGGCTGACGCCCTCGCCAATCGACGGCGGCGACGGCAATCGGGAATTTCTGATCTGCGCGGCGAATTCTGATAGAAGCCGCGCATGA
- a CDS encoding class I SAM-dependent RNA methyltransferase, which yields MTRLHIERLGHRGEGIARDGDARVFVPYALPGETVLAEVSGEQARLVEIVEASPERVAPICPHYAHCGGCAVQALAPGAYLAWKRGLVETALRNAGLSLPVEPIVDAHGAGRRRVTFHARGARVGFMAARSHDLVEIDACPLLAPTLSGALPAARAIARILAPRGKPLDIAITATLDGMDVELRGAGPLSEQETGALIAAAAEQDLARLTNHGRLVALRREPAVMVGAARVALPPGAFLQATQAGEDALGALVQEATQGAKNVADLFCGVGAFALRLAGRARVSAFDSATEAVEAMLAGVRATAGLKPLDAAARDLFARPLTAQELAAFDAVVFDPPRAGAAAQAAEIAKSPVRRVVAVSCSAQSFARDAAILVNNGFATKKITPVDQFRFAPHVEIVAVFSRGEGQKRPKRSLLG from the coding sequence ATGACACGCTTACATATCGAACGCCTCGGCCATCGCGGCGAGGGAATTGCGCGGGATGGCGACGCCCGCGTCTTCGTCCCTTATGCGCTGCCCGGCGAGACCGTCCTTGCGGAGGTTTCCGGCGAACAGGCGCGGCTGGTCGAGATCGTCGAGGCCTCGCCGGAACGCGTCGCGCCAATCTGTCCGCATTACGCCCATTGCGGCGGTTGCGCGGTGCAGGCGTTGGCGCCCGGCGCCTATCTGGCGTGGAAGCGCGGGCTCGTAGAAACGGCGCTGCGCAACGCCGGCCTGTCGCTTCCCGTCGAGCCGATCGTCGACGCCCATGGCGCGGGCCGGCGGCGGGTGACCTTTCACGCCCGCGGCGCGCGCGTCGGTTTCATGGCGGCGCGCTCGCATGATCTTGTCGAGATCGACGCCTGCCCGCTGCTGGCGCCGACGCTGTCGGGCGCGCTGCCGGCCGCCCGCGCGATTGCGCGCATTCTCGCCCCGCGCGGCAAGCCGCTCGACATCGCCATCACCGCGACGCTGGACGGGATGGATGTGGAATTGCGCGGCGCCGGGCCGCTCTCGGAGCAGGAGACGGGCGCGCTGATCGCGGCGGCGGCGGAACAGGATCTGGCGCGCCTCACCAATCACGGCCGCCTCGTCGCGCTGCGGCGCGAACCCGCCGTCATGGTTGGCGCGGCGCGGGTCGCCCTGCCGCCGGGCGCCTTTCTGCAGGCGACGCAGGCGGGCGAGGACGCGCTTGGCGCGCTGGTTCAGGAGGCGACGCAGGGGGCGAAGAATGTCGCCGATCTCTTCTGTGGCGTCGGGGCCTTCGCGCTGCGGCTGGCCGGGCGGGCGCGGGTCAGCGCCTTTGACAGCGCCACGGAAGCCGTCGAGGCCATGCTGGCGGGCGTCCGCGCCACAGCCGGGCTCAAGCCGCTCGACGCGGCCGCCCGCGATCTCTTCGCCCGGCCGCTGACGGCGCAGGAGCTGGCGGCCTTCGATGCGGTGGTCTTCGATCCGCCCCGCGCCGGGGCGGCGGCGCAGGCGGCCGAGATCGCGAAATCCCCCGTGCGGCGGGTTGTCGCGGTTTCTTGCAGTGCACAAAGTTTCGCGCGGGACGCCGCGATTTTAGTCAACAACGGCTTTGCGACAAAAAAAATCACGCCGGTTGACCAGTTCCGCTTCGCTCCCCATGTCGAGATTGTCGCGGTTTTTTCGCGCGGGGAAGGCCAGAAACGGCCAAAACGGAGCCTTCTAGGGTGA
- a CDS encoding FAD-binding oxidoreductase yields the protein MYLSEPRDLYRGRAAAIIKPANAAEVANVLALCHAQGVAVVPQGGNTGLVGGQTPDESERQIVLSLQMLDRVREVDPDSNAMTLEAGVTLARAQDIAESVDRYFPLSLASEGSCSIGGNLATNAGGVHVLAYGAARDLVLGLEVALADGRLLSTLGKLRKDNTGYNLTQLFVGSEGTLGVITAATLKLFPRPRSRAVAFLGLDDPAQALALLNFVKEHAGPGLQAFEILPRLGLELVLRHIPGARDPLGAIHPWYALVEIAGFSDGEAERVASATLAQALDAGKARDATLAHSLNQAAALWRLRESMSEAQKREGGSIKHDISVPIDRIPEFIDEAGRRLAARFPQARPVPFGHMGDGNLHYNVSQPVGADKTAFLAQWDEMNAIVHGLVAEFDGSISAEHGIGRLKRDLLARVKNPVALDVMRALKQALDPKGVLNPGKLL from the coding sequence ATGTATCTGTCCGAACCGCGCGACCTGTATCGCGGCCGCGCTGCAGCAATCATCAAACCTGCGAACGCGGCGGAAGTTGCGAACGTCCTGGCGCTATGTCACGCGCAAGGCGTCGCCGTCGTGCCGCAGGGCGGCAACACCGGACTCGTCGGCGGGCAGACGCCCGACGAGAGCGAACGGCAGATCGTTCTCTCGCTGCAAATGCTCGATCGCGTGCGGGAGGTCGATCCCGATTCAAACGCCATGACGCTCGAAGCCGGCGTGACCCTCGCGCGCGCGCAGGACATCGCCGAGTCGGTCGATCGCTATTTTCCCTTGTCGCTCGCCTCGGAAGGCAGTTGCTCTATCGGCGGCAATCTTGCGACCAACGCCGGCGGCGTGCATGTGCTCGCCTATGGCGCCGCGCGCGATCTCGTGCTCGGACTGGAAGTCGCGCTTGCAGATGGACGGCTTCTGTCGACGCTCGGCAAATTGCGCAAGGACAATACGGGCTACAATCTGACACAGCTTTTTGTCGGCTCGGAAGGGACGCTCGGCGTCATAACCGCCGCGACGCTGAAACTCTTCCCGCGCCCGCGCTCGCGCGCCGTCGCCTTCCTCGGGCTCGATGATCCGGCGCAGGCGCTGGCGCTGCTCAATTTCGTCAAGGAGCACGCGGGGCCAGGGCTTCAGGCTTTTGAGATCCTGCCGCGCCTCGGGCTCGAACTGGTGTTGCGCCACATTCCGGGCGCGCGCGATCCGCTCGGCGCGATCCATCCCTGGTATGCGCTCGTCGAGATCGCGGGGTTTTCGGATGGCGAAGCGGAGCGCGTCGCGAGCGCGACGCTGGCGCAGGCGCTCGACGCCGGTAAGGCGCGCGACGCGACGCTCGCGCATTCGCTCAATCAGGCGGCGGCGCTGTGGCGTCTGCGCGAAAGCATGTCGGAGGCGCAAAAGCGCGAGGGCGGGTCGATCAAGCACGATATTTCCGTGCCCATCGACCGCATTCCGGAATTCATCGACGAAGCCGGGCGCCGCCTCGCGGCGCGTTTCCCGCAGGCGCGGCCGGTTCCCTTCGGCCATATGGGCGACGGCAATCTGCATTATAACGTTTCGCAGCCTGTCGGCGCCGACAAGACGGCGTTTCTTGCGCAATGGGACGAGATGAATGCGATCGTGCATGGGCTCGTTGCGGAATTCGACGGGTCGATTTCCGCCGAGCATGGCATTGGTCGGCTCAAGCGCGATCTTCTCGCGCGCGTGAAAAATCCGGTGGCGCTCGATGTCATGCGCGCGCTGAAGCAGGCGCTCGATCCCAAAGGCGTGCTCAATCCAGGGAAGCTGCTGTAA
- a CDS encoding SOS response-associated peptidase — protein MCGRYALTSPPEAIRQLFGYAETPNFPPRYNIAPTQPIPIVTAQREDGGRMRHFMLARWGFLPGFVKDVREFPLLINARAETVVEKASFRNAMKRRRCLVPADAYYEWLKLTSGRRIARKPYLFHRADGAPMGLAGLYETYIGTDGAEIDTACILTTEASAATAAVHDRMPAIIEPGDFDAWLDCDAVSATEAAALLRPANADVLAFYEIGPDIGRVTSDGPALQLPLARTLTPI, from the coding sequence ATGTGCGGACGTTACGCGCTCACCTCGCCCCCGGAGGCGATCCGCCAGCTCTTCGGCTATGCGGAGACCCCGAATTTCCCGCCGCGCTACAATATCGCGCCGACGCAGCCGATCCCCATCGTGACGGCGCAGCGCGAGGATGGCGGCCGCATGCGTCATTTCATGCTGGCGCGCTGGGGCTTTCTGCCCGGCTTTGTCAAGGATGTGCGCGAGTTTCCGCTGCTCATCAATGCGCGCGCCGAAACGGTCGTGGAAAAGGCGAGCTTTCGAAACGCCATGAAGCGGCGCCGCTGCCTCGTGCCCGCCGACGCCTATTACGAATGGCTGAAACTCACCTCGGGCCGGCGCATCGCGCGCAAGCCCTATCTCTTCCATCGCGCCGACGGCGCGCCCATGGGCCTCGCCGGCCTCTACGAGACCTATATCGGGACCGATGGCGCGGAGATCGACACGGCCTGCATTCTCACCACCGAGGCCAGCGCCGCGACGGCCGCCGTCCACGACCGCATGCCGGCGATCATCGAACCCGGTGATTTCGACGCCTGGCTCGACTGCGACGCGGTGAGCGCAACTGAAGCGGCCGCATTGTTGCGGCCGGCGAACGCGGATGTTCTCGCGTTTTATGAGATCGGTCCTGACATCGGCCGCGTGACAAGCGACGGGCCGGCGCTCCAGCTGCCCCTCGCGCGCACGCTGACGCCGATATAG
- a CDS encoding enoyl-CoA hydratase-related protein, with translation MDEKVLISREGPVLRLQFNRPEKKNALDRASYVALIEALAAASGDPGTRAVVFAGDRDFTAGNDLADFRDFLDNPADFPALAFVRALAAFEKPMVAAVTGDAIGVGATMLFHCDLVYASPDARLRMPFIDLGLVPEAGASLLVPQRLGMARASQYLLLGEVFSGEDAHRLGVVNGLAPSERVAETAMRAAQALAAKPPEALRSARRLLRGEPAALLARIDAEAALFARALASPETRERLAAFFARK, from the coding sequence ATGGACGAGAAGGTTCTGATTAGCCGTGAGGGCCCGGTCCTGCGCCTTCAGTTCAACCGCCCGGAAAAGAAGAACGCGCTCGACCGCGCCTCCTATGTCGCGCTGATCGAGGCCCTCGCGGCCGCAAGCGGCGATCCCGGAACGCGGGCCGTGGTTTTCGCGGGCGATCGCGATTTCACCGCCGGCAACGACCTCGCCGATTTCCGCGACTTTCTCGACAACCCGGCCGACTTCCCCGCCCTTGCTTTCGTGCGCGCCCTCGCCGCCTTCGAGAAGCCGATGGTCGCGGCGGTGACGGGTGACGCCATCGGCGTCGGCGCGACCATGCTGTTCCACTGCGACCTCGTCTATGCGAGCCCCGACGCGCGTCTGCGCATGCCCTTCATTGATCTCGGACTCGTGCCCGAAGCCGGCGCGAGCCTCCTGGTTCCGCAACGTCTCGGCATGGCGCGCGCGTCGCAATATCTGCTCCTGGGGGAAGTCTTTTCTGGAGAGGACGCGCATCGGCTCGGCGTCGTCAACGGCCTCGCCCCGTCAGAGCGCGTCGCTGAGACCGCCATGCGGGCGGCGCAGGCGCTGGCCGCCAAGCCGCCGGAAGCGCTGCGCAGCGCAAGGCGGCTCCTGCGCGGCGAACCGGCGGCGCTCCTTGCGCGCATCGACGCGGAAGCGGCGCTTTTCGCCAGGGCGCTGGCCTCTCCCGAAACACGGGAAAGGCTCGCGGCCTTTTTCGCCCGCAAATGA
- a CDS encoding polysaccharide biosynthesis/export family protein, producing MKSSRFTLLHCTVLVAALASLAGCGLTPGSGPSRGAILESALGWPNEEAAPAFALIEIDDQTLDTLARRKPPTLRGFFGDRRPSATPTIGVGDSLQITVWEAASGGLFSAGDGGNVTPGARAAPIPEQTVGRDGAITMPYAGRIRAAGRTPQQVEAAIVEKLQGKAVEPQALVNVSRNVSNAATVTGEVANGARVPLSPRGDRILDVIAAAGGYRSPVHETFISLTRGRRTARAPLQALLANPAENVYVRAGDTLTVESRPQTFTVAGATGSNAVIPFDARGVALDEALGKAGGLNDSRADADGLFILRYEPAEIVSEFPNAPRALLSEPQVPVAYHLNMKDPEAFFAARRFAMRDKDIIYVSNAPLAEIGKVLQLIQMVSQPAVQGYAVSRIGN from the coding sequence TTGAAATCGTCGCGCTTCACACTTCTGCACTGCACCGTGCTCGTCGCGGCCCTCGCTTCGCTCGCCGGCTGCGGCCTCACGCCGGGCAGCGGACCTTCGCGCGGCGCGATTCTGGAAAGCGCCCTCGGCTGGCCCAATGAGGAAGCGGCGCCCGCCTTCGCGCTCATCGAGATCGACGATCAGACCCTCGACACGCTGGCCCGCCGCAAGCCGCCGACGTTGCGCGGCTTCTTCGGCGATCGTCGTCCCTCGGCGACGCCGACGATCGGCGTCGGCGACAGCTTGCAGATCACCGTCTGGGAGGCGGCGTCGGGCGGTCTCTTCTCGGCGGGCGACGGCGGCAATGTGACGCCCGGCGCGAGAGCCGCCCCCATTCCCGAACAGACCGTCGGTCGCGACGGCGCCATCACCATGCCTTACGCCGGCCGCATCCGGGCGGCGGGCCGCACGCCGCAGCAGGTCGAGGCCGCCATCGTCGAAAAATTGCAGGGCAAGGCCGTCGAGCCGCAGGCGCTGGTGAATGTCTCGCGCAACGTCAGCAATGCGGCGACGGTGACGGGCGAAGTCGCCAATGGCGCCCGCGTCCCGCTCAGCCCCCGCGGCGACCGCATTCTCGACGTGATCGCGGCGGCGGGCGGCTATCGTTCGCCCGTGCACGAGACCTTCATCAGCCTGACCCGGGGCCGCCGCACGGCGCGCGCGCCACTACAGGCGCTGCTCGCCAATCCGGCGGAGAATGTCTATGTCCGCGCCGGCGACACGCTCACCGTCGAAAGCCGGCCGCAGACGTTTACGGTCGCCGGCGCGACGGGCTCCAACGCGGTCATTCCCTTCGACGCGCGCGGCGTGGCGCTGGACGAGGCGCTCGGCAAGGCTGGCGGTCTCAACGACAGCCGCGCAGACGCCGATGGCCTCTTCATCCTGCGCTACGAACCTGCCGAGATCGTCAGCGAATTCCCCAATGCGCCGCGCGCGCTGCTCTCCGAGCCGCAGGTCCCGGTGGCCTATCATCTCAACATGAAGGATCCGGAGGCGTTCTTCGCGGCGCGGCGATTCGCCATGCGCGACAAGGACATCATCTACGTCTCCAACGCGCCGCTCGCCGAAATCGGCAAGGTGTTGCAGCTCATCCAGATGGTTTCCCAGCCCGCCGTGCAGGGTTACGCCGTGAGCCGGATCGGGAATTGA
- a CDS encoding CDP-alcohol phosphatidyltransferase family protein: MACLRINDSFLAGAERRLLARLVRRLPATATPDLLTAVGVAGAFLVAVGFVACRWSNFGLILVIAGLFLNWFGDSLDGTLARHRQIERPHYGYFIDHSADLIAQTLIVVGLGLSPFFTIPSALMVLSLYLLMSSYTYLRVVTESVHRLSYGGMGATEFRILVGTWSLVAAACGPRVAGAEFYGLNGLDLAIGLLSAATFLSFVGVVRNDLSRLRRLEPIREPIASAPGGALDGNLGQPLA, from the coding sequence TTGGCCTGTCTGAGAATCAACGACAGTTTCCTCGCCGGCGCGGAGCGGCGGCTGCTGGCGCGGCTCGTCCGCCGCCTCCCGGCGACCGCGACGCCCGATCTTCTGACGGCCGTCGGCGTCGCCGGGGCCTTTCTCGTGGCGGTCGGCTTCGTGGCCTGCCGATGGTCCAATTTCGGCCTGATCCTGGTGATCGCCGGACTGTTCCTGAACTGGTTTGGAGATTCGCTCGATGGCACGCTCGCGCGCCACCGCCAGATTGAGCGGCCGCATTACGGCTATTTCATCGACCATTCGGCGGATCTGATCGCCCAGACGCTGATCGTCGTCGGGCTCGGCCTGTCGCCCTTCTTCACCATCCCCTCGGCGCTGATGGTGTTGTCGCTCTATCTGCTGATGAGCTCCTACACCTATCTGCGCGTCGTGACCGAGAGCGTGCATCGCCTCTCCTACGGCGGCATGGGCGCGACGGAGTTTCGCATCCTTGTCGGGACATGGTCGCTCGTCGCGGCGGCCTGCGGTCCGCGCGTGGCGGGTGCGGAATTCTATGGCCTGAACGGGCTGGATCTCGCGATCGGCCTGCTCTCGGCGGCGACCTTCCTCTCCTTCGTTGGCGTGGTGCGCAACGATCTGAGCCGCCTGCGGCGTCTGGAGCCGATTCGGGAGCCGATCGCGTCGGCCCCGGGGGGCGCTCTTGACGGCAATCTCGGACAGCCGCTCGCGTGA